One Streptomyces drozdowiczii DNA segment encodes these proteins:
- a CDS encoding TetR/AcrR family transcriptional regulator: MNTSPSSLRRSESSRRATLQAALDLCTERGYGRVTVEAIAARAGVSKKTIYRWWPSKSAVLLEAFTEMLVSATPFVDTGDIAKDLRTHLTGAVNVLAVPPFGPAYAGILSELHHDDQLAETVRTQLIDPRFREAVGRLRSAQDRGQIPPDADLDLAVEMLYGPLYYRHVLRKPMQDAEDVGKLVDHVLRALGATL, from the coding sequence ATGAACACATCGCCGAGTTCACTGCGCAGGAGCGAGAGCTCACGCAGGGCGACCCTGCAAGCCGCCCTCGATCTCTGTACGGAGAGGGGCTACGGGCGGGTCACGGTCGAGGCGATCGCGGCGCGGGCGGGCGTGAGCAAGAAGACGATCTACCGCTGGTGGCCGTCGAAGAGCGCGGTGCTGCTGGAAGCCTTCACGGAGATGCTGGTCTCGGCGACCCCGTTCGTGGACACCGGTGACATCGCGAAGGATCTGCGTACCCACCTCACGGGCGCGGTGAACGTCCTCGCCGTACCCCCGTTCGGCCCGGCCTACGCGGGCATCCTCTCCGAACTCCACCACGACGACCAACTGGCCGAAACGGTTCGCACACAGCTCATCGACCCCCGCTTCCGGGAGGCGGTCGGCCGGCTGCGGAGCGCCCAGGACCGGGGCCAGATCCCGCCGGACGCGGACCTGGACCTCGCGGTGGAGATGCTCTACGGCCCGCTGTACTACCGCCATGTGCTGCGCAAGCCGATGCAGGACGCGGAGGACGTGGGGAAGCTGGTGGACCACGTACTGCGGGCGCTGGGGGCGACGCTCTGA
- a CDS encoding ABC transporter permease, producing the protein MSQAEAAPATVPAGRNPLWTLGILRSEFATTLRRWRTVALLGVLAAVPVLIGIAVRIETADGSSAGAGGGGGGPAFLSQVTNNGLFLVFAALAATLPVFLPMAVGVIAGDAVAGEANAGTLRYLLVAPAGRTRLLLAKYAATLGFCLVATLVVAASALAVGALLFPVGEVTTISGTTIGFGEGLVRAGVVAVFVAASLTGFAALGLFVSTLTNSGIAAMAATVGVLITVQIVDTIPQLSGVHPYLFPHYWLSFADLLREPVYWDELLRNLELQALYVAVFGSAAWARFTTKDITA; encoded by the coding sequence CGCCACCACCCTGCGCCGCTGGCGCACCGTCGCGCTGCTCGGTGTGCTGGCCGCCGTGCCCGTCCTGATCGGGATCGCCGTGCGCATCGAGACGGCGGACGGCTCCTCGGCGGGGGCCGGGGGAGGGGGCGGCGGGCCGGCCTTCCTGTCCCAGGTGACCAACAACGGGCTCTTCCTGGTCTTCGCCGCGCTCGCCGCGACGCTCCCGGTCTTCCTGCCGATGGCGGTCGGCGTCATCGCGGGCGACGCGGTCGCGGGCGAGGCCAACGCGGGCACCCTGCGCTATCTGCTGGTCGCCCCGGCCGGCCGGACGCGGCTGCTGCTCGCCAAGTACGCCGCGACGCTCGGCTTCTGCCTGGTCGCCACGCTCGTCGTGGCCGCCTCCGCGCTGGCGGTGGGCGCGCTGCTGTTCCCGGTGGGCGAGGTCACGACGATCTCGGGGACGACGATCGGCTTCGGTGAGGGGCTGGTACGCGCGGGGGTCGTCGCGGTCTTCGTGGCGGCGTCCCTGACCGGCTTCGCGGCACTCGGCCTGTTCGTCTCGACCCTCACGAACAGCGGCATCGCGGCCATGGCGGCGACGGTCGGAGTGCTGATCACCGTCCAGATCGTGGACACCATCCCCCAGCTGAGCGGGGTCCACCCCTACCTCTTCCCGCACTACTGGCTGTCCTTCGCGGACCTGCTGCGGGAGCCCGTCTACTGGGACGAGCTGCTCAGGAATCTCGAACTCCAGGCGCTGTACGTGGCGGTGTTCGGCTCCGCGGCCTGGGCCCGGTTCACCACGAAGGACATCACGGCCTGA